AGTATAACCAATTGCCATACATACATCTGTAACTAAATGTCCATTTGTAAGCATTTGTTTAGCTTTTGATATTCTAAGCTGTATTATATAGTCATTAAATCCAATTCCCATGGATCCTTTAAAGAACCTAGAAAAATATGAAGTATTTAAGTATACATAGTTTGATACACTCTTTAAGTTGAGGTCAGAATTTTGTAGATTATTGTCAATGTAAAGTAATGCTTCAATTATTTTCTCATTACTTATGTGGGTTAATTCATTGAAGTCTATTTGTGTATTGATAATGTTGATAATTAACTCAAAGACATCTGCTTTAGGTACTTGACTTATTCTAATAATTGAAATATGGGCTCTATCAAATCCTTTCTGATTAATATTTTCCCCTTTCGATAGATTGTCGGATTCTAATATAATTAGCATGTTATATTTTTCTAGATCTTTTCTTTCAAGTAATTTTAAATCACTCATTAAAACGACCTTTAGCTTTCTTAATAGAAATTTTTCTCTCTCATCAAATATATCCTTTGTATCATAAAGCAAGGTGTATTTTTCATTCAAATTTCATCCCCCTTTAAAAACATACACCAAAAGATATGTTGCAATAACTACCCATGTCTTAATAGTAAGGAAGTCAGAATTGTAATGCTTTGGTTTTTTTTGGCATTTTTGTTGTTTATTCTACATATTCTGAAAAACACGCAGAATTTTCTGTGGTTTCAAATTAATATGGTTAAATAAATGAGGGGGATGGATTATGAATGTTAACAATTATAGATTAAAATTATATGGTCGTTTTAAATACTCAATGCTCATAAAATTAGTCAATATAATCAAGCAACCTTTTATTACTATAGTCTCTTTAAATGAACACCAAATAAAAACAGAGAATCTAATATTTTTAAGAATAGAACTACAAATTAGTTCTGGTATAGAAGAACTTAACTCACTCTTATCAGCTATAAAAGGACAAGTATCCTATAGAAAGTTACTAAAAAAATATGGCGGTTTTTGTATCCAAACACGATCACTGTTTAAAAGGAGTTATCGAAATGGAGTAAAGGGGAACTTAAAGGGGAACTATTATGTAACATTCCGATTGTAATTAGTGATTATGGAATATGTAGAATCATATGGGATACCTTTTATCAATTAAAATTAACAGCTAATAATAAACAAAACGATCACATTGCATTTAAACTTTTAAAAGAAAAAAACATAGATTTTGTAGTCTTAGCAAGGGTACATGCAAATATTATCGCCTTGGATCAACAGCGCATTATGTCACTGAAAAATTAGATGACGGACCTATATTAACACAAAAATCGATTCATATACCTGAAGGATTAACCCTGAATGAGTACCAAAAACATGGAAAAAGTATTGAATCAGAGACTCTGCTAGACGCAATAAAATACCACATCGATGACCGGGTTTTTGTATATGAAAATAAAACCATTATAATAAAACAATAAAAAAATGACCTAATGTGGTCATTTTTTTATTTCGCTAAGTTTGATTCCTGATATTGATTCTGCTCTTTTCTTTTCTGCTCAAACATTAAGCCTAATGTCAGAAACATACACATAATTATTGATAGAATAAAAGGTGCCGTCCAAGTATGTCTTATAGAAATCATGACAGATGCTAATACAATCCCTAATACCGGTAATGATAGAGCGTTAGCCCTCGATACTAATTTTGCTACATCTTGAGGGGTATAATTTCTTGCCAATACATACCTTATCATGATTCTTAATCCACCGAAACCGAATCCTAGTAATAAAATACCAATGGCGTTACCAACTATTGAATATCCACTGAACCACCATGTAGTAAATCCAGCTAAAATAGATGTAAATGATAGTACCGTTCTTATTCGTAGGTCATTCACTTTTAGTGTGGAGAAAACAATACCGATTAGTGCCATACCAATACTAATACATGCATCTAATATTCCAACATTTAACATATTACCGTTATTAATTGTCACATATACTGGTAACATAAAGTTAATGCTTCCCAGGGTTGGCCATACCAGAACTAATGAAAAAAATAAATATAAGTTTATTTTTTTAGTATCACCCTCAATATTAGTAACCTTATTCCCATTGTTTGGTACCTTTTGGAAATATGACATAACTGAGACTGAGAAGAATGTTAAAGCCATCAAGTAAAAAAATAATTCATAAGATAAATTATCAATTATAAATGGCGCAGCTAATGGCCCAGACATCAAGGCGACTTGATTAACGGTCATGGATATCGAACTATATTTAGAAACGGCTTTTTCTGAATAATTTTTTGACAAATCAACAAACCATGTCTCCCAAGTTGTTTCCATCATAAAAAAGAAAATCCATATTAGGAAATTGATAATAATTAGTAGAGTATTTGATGTGTAAAAACTACTCAATAAAATACAACTAATTACTACACCAATTAATGATACTGATGTTAGAAACGGCCCTTGATATCTATTAAACAATTGTCTAAATAATACCGGAACAAATATTGCTGGAATAAATGAAAAAAGAACAGCTATAGCTAATGATATAAAGTTGCTATTGTCCCCGATAGCTAAATTCCAGTTAATTGCTAAGATTATTGCGCCGCAAAAGAATCTATATATACCGGATAACAAAATATATTTAATCATGATATTTTACAACTTCCTTGACCGTAAATATTTCTGATGATAAATATTCTGATATAAGTAAAGGTTTAGTTGGTTTGTAGTCAAAAGTTTGATCCCAAAATAATTCGATAACACCTTCTCTATCTTTCCAGCATTTGGCTTCTTCTGAATAATTACCAATTTGTGCATGGATCCATAACGACTCTACTTCTTCAGGAAGGTTAATTGGTTGCTTAATATTACTAATAACTCCTGGTTCTGCTTTTAAGAAAGCTATTGCTGCTGTCCCATTTGGTTCTAGAGATGTTGAAAAAAATTCAAAAGGGTTAATATTCAAATAAGACGCAGCATGTAATTTGTAAGGATTAATATCAAACACTCTTTCTATTAAGTCCATTATTCCATCCCCAGCTGGTCTAGCCCCTACTTCAATAATCCATGGTTTATTATTTTGTATTTTTACTTCTACGTGCGCTAACCCCATTGTAATTCCTAATGAACCGCAAGCTTTACAAGCAATTTCTTTTAAATTTTCATCCTCTGTCCTATGGCTTGGTACTAAGTGTCCTATTTCGGCAAATCTGGGCTCGGGTGTTAGATATTTTTCAGTGACAGCTAATACTTTATATTCCCCGTCATAACAAACAACTTCTATTGAAATCTCTTCTTCACTTTTAATGTACTTCTCAAATATAAAACTACTACCATCTATCCCAAAGTCATTTGCGTATTTACTTACTACTTTCTTCGACTTCTTTAAACACTCAATTGCTTCTGAGATATTGTTAGCAAGATATACACCACCACTACCCCCAAAATCAAAAGGCTTAATTATTGCTGGATAACCTACCTCTTCAGATGCTAGGAGTAACTCTTTTTCGTTATTTATTAATCTGAACGGGGCTGTCGGAAGACCGTTTTCTAAAAATGCATTTTTCATTATATCTTTATTTCTAGATAATTCTATTACTTTTTCAGGCATGTTAGTAAGACCTAATTTCTTGTTTAGCTTATGTGCTACTTTAAGCGTCCAATCGTTTAAAGGTATTATTGCTTTAGGTGACCATCCTTTTAATTTTTGTCTTTCAATCGCTTCTAATAAACTTATTTCATCTTGTGGATCAGCTTCCAAGTTATAATCAAAATATCTATTTTTTTTGTATTTTGCTTCTACTGAAGCGGTCCAAATGGGATATTGAGTTAATTCCCTTATGCCTGCTAAAGCTCTTTCTCTTAAATATTGATCAGCACCTAAAAGTAAAACATAATTTTTATATACCATTGATTATTCGCTCCTTTTTCTGTGATATTAGGTTTTGAATTTTTTCCGGTAATTATTTGGAGTTAAATTGTAATGTTTCTTAAAAACTGTACTGAAATAAGAGTTATTTGGAAACCCTACGGAAGAAGATATAAATTGTATTGATTGATCAGTTTCTTGTAATTTTTTTGCAGCATTATTTACCCTAATTCGTTGGAGATAATTCAAAGGGCTTTCCCCTTTTATTTTATTAAAAGTTCTTTGTAGATGAAAAGGACTCGAATGGAAAGTATCCGCCAATATATTTAAAGAAATATTTTCATGATAATTTCTTTCTATCCATTCACATATCAATTCAATCCATTGTTCATTCGGTAATAAAATATTATCTGGTTTGCACCTTTTACATGGCCTGAATCCAATTTGTAAAGCAGCTTGTGCATTTTCGAATATAAATACATTGTCTTTATTAGGGACCCTAGATTTACATGAAGGTCTACAGAAAATCTTGGTTGTTTTAACCCCGTAGTAAAATTGATTATCGAAGCTACTATCGTTATTTGAAATTGCAGTCCAATATTCGGGAGGGATATTTTGGATTGGGTAGTTATCCATAGCTTTTTCTACACCTCCTTAGTCATATTATAAGATAATTCTAAAACTATTTTATATTTTTTTGATGAGAAAGCAAGATTTCAAAAGAATTTTTGTCCTTAGTATAGTGCAATTCGCCACTTCTAACACATTTAACTGTTATTAATATTTAATTTTTTTTCCGATACAAAACATAAAGCAGACTATTTTTATACATATCAAAATCAGCAAAAAATGAGAAAAAGAATTATTAGGAGTAGAAAATGTCTTCTCTATTGACCTAAATATACAGCATGCTCCCGCACCAATCTTTATAGAAAAAATATAAATCTTGGACAGTATAACAGCGTTCTTTAAAAGGAATAGGGAAAATAATAGACTTTATACTGTTATTTATTGCCATTGATAAATTACATGTTCTTGTATATAACAAGAACAAATGTTCCAAAACCGAAAAATGTGAGGTGAATCAAAGTGGATTATTCGAATTATCCACGTAATGATGTACTCTGTATCGATCAACGTTCTTTTTATGCCAGCATCGAGGCGGTAAAATTGGGCAAAGACCCTATGAAAGTAATGCTTGCTGTTGTTGGTGACATGAGTAACCCGGGGAGTATTGTACTAGCTGCATTTCCTGCTCTTAAAAAAACGGTATGGCATCAGTAACGTAAGTCGTTATTACGAACTGCCAAACGATCCTGATATTATTGTTGTTCCTGCCCATATGGAGGATTATTTAAAGGTACCGGTTAAAATAACAAAACTATTACAGAACTATGCTCCATTTGAGGCTATACACGTTTACAGTGTGGACGAAAGTTGGGTTACGATTGACGGGTTAAAAAGGCTTTACGGCGGTCCCTGGGAGATTGCTCGAAAGATACAGCGAGACATATTAAATCAGTTTGGGGTCACCTCCTCTATTGGAATTGGTGTAATAAATTTCTTGCAAAAGTCGTTATGGACGGGAAAAAGCAAGGAATCGCTGAATGCAGATACGAGGATGTACCAGAGAAATTGTGGCCATCCCCGGGGCAAGATATTTGGGGGATAGGTACCGTATGATGAAAAACTTACACCGCATGAGAAATCGGTTTAACCCTGTTTTTAGCGACTTCACCAAACATAAACAAAAGGGGGCTTCGGGCATGGAATAGCACTCTTGCGTGATTATTCCAAAGAAGATGTGACTACTTGTATTCTTGATTTATGCAAAGAAGCATGTAGTAGGGCACGTAAGGCAGGAATACGAGGGTATTTTTTATTCATCTCATTCTTCATTACCTCTACCCTTGATAATCCTTCATCTGCTATTCCAAAAAATAATTGTCTGTTCAAATTAGATTTTTCCACCTTATCTTTATCCACTAGTATAAACGATTGGAAGCCGATCATAATCAAAGATTGTAACACCCATGTTCCCAAGCCACCAAGACCCACAATCATTATGGTAGCGTTTTCATTTTTTTATATGACATCTCCCGATTTTCTATCTCATAGCCTTCCATTAATCCAATATGTCTATAAATCCTCTCATACATTTCATTATCCAAGCTTGAATGTTTAATAAGAAATTCGTCAGGTTTTACGTGGAGTGTCGGGCATGATATCATTTTCTATGTGTGAGCCAATATCCTTTTCATATTAGCTGCTTGGCTCATAAATCATGCCCGCCGAGGCTCCATGTCAAACCGACTTAAAATGATATAATTGATTGTTTCTTAACGCTTCTGATTTTATAGGTTCATTCAATTTAAATTTTTCTAAATTATTCATGTTTATATTTTTATCAAATTTGAATTTTTTTTGAAACGATCAAATACATAGAGACAATCATCAGCTGGAAGTAATACAGTACCTGGTCTTACTTCAAACATAAACATCGCCTCCATACTTACTTGCCTTTTCTTTCAAAATCAATCCATATTTTGTGAATCGCTCTTTATGCAAGGATAAAACTTCTATACCTTTTTTCGCCAAATGACAGACAGTTTCAAATCTCTCTTCCTCACTATTGGTGTTGTACCAATATCTACTAGATAACAATATACAAAAAGTGAACTGCCCCCTGTCAAGTAGACAGTGGAAATAATAAAAAAGATTAAGCGGCTTTAGCTCTATATTCCATAGGGCTAAGGCCGTTTAATCTTTTTTGATACCTTTCATAATTATAAAAATGGATGTACTCATTTATTGCATTAGTAAGTTCCTCAAATGTTTTATATGTATGTAAATAATACTTCTCACATTTCAGTGTCCCAAAAAAAGACTCCATTGGTCCATTATCAATACACCGACCCCCACTCATGACATGCTTTTCATTTCTGCGGCATCTATGTTACGTTTGAACCCTTTAGAGGTGTATTGAAATCCACGGTCACTATGGATAATAGGTGTTCTCCATTCAATAGTGCTGTGGCTTGGCCAAGTGTCTCGAATACAACATGATTTAAAATATTGTCTGCCACATGTTGAGAGGTAGAGCGTTTATATTACTTCTTTTTGACACGAATGACGGAGTTGTAATCAAGCCACTTTCATCAACCGATAGGTTCTTTTATGATTGAGTTTCTCCTCAAACTTCTTATTCATGTGAAGGGTCATTTGACGATAACCAAATATACCATCTACTTTTTCATGGAGAGTTTCCATCTCTGATGATTTCTTTATTCAGTATTTCTCTGGATGAAGCTCTTGAATAGCAATGTACTTATCCTCAAACCGGATTTGGCTTATTTTCGCCTCCTTTCGATCTCCTCTAACTTTTTTAAAAATAAATTCTCTGCGCGTAAACGTTCGTTCTCCTTTGCGATACGATGCATTTCTAACTTCATTTTTTCTTCGGAAGTTAACTCAATGTAATAATATGAACAGGTGGTATCTCTCCACCATCTATTTTTGTAATATCTCCAAGATGAAGCATAGTTGGAAAATGACGTTTTGTAATAGAAACAGGTGCTTTCTCTATTTCGCTTGCCCATGTAGGTATAATTCCATAACGGGGAGCAGCGAGAGGAAATACCCCGATTCCATCAAATAAACTTCCTATTTTTAATCCTGTATCATGTTTTTCTTCCGTATTTTTCCACTTCACACTCAGAACACTTAAAAACGCCATTTGTCGGTAAACTACCGTTTAAAAGACGTTTTAGTATGATTATAGATATGTTTAATCTCTTTTGACTGGCAAACTTTTTATTGTTAACTTGTTTGCAACATTGTGCGTTTATGCAATAAAATTGTAGAACAAGAAATATAAAAAACTGAAATGATTTCTCACTTCAGCTTTGGTAATTATTCATATATAAGGTGTTATAAAATTAATCATCTATTAATAAAATTTGATTTTTATCATAAATATTCCCTTTAACATTATGATAATAAAAAGTAATAGACTCATTTTTTCTGTTGTTGGGTGGAATAAAAGACGTCTTTTTTTGAAATTTACATTGTGCATACAACAATTCGCTTGTTTATGTGATTCTCTAATCTTTCAATTATATCCTGATTTTCCACGTAGTAACCTATTGATACCTTATTTATTTTATCTTCAAGTGAAAAGTTTTGAGGTAATAGATTTAAAAAAAAGCCCTCGTTAATAGGTTTAATTTCTTTAATATAACCATCCACACAAATTGAGTGATCATGTTTTCGCTTAAGATAATTTAACATCTTTCTATAAGCTTCATCTTTAGCTGAATCAAAGTAAAAATTCCCCCAACGTACATTGATTTTATCACCAGTATTAGATGAAATTTCAAGAGTTAATTTATTTTGTATTTCTGTATTATCATCTAATTCAGAACGTAATTTCATAATACTTTTAATCGTAGATAAGTAAGCGATCTTTTTTCCAGCCGGGATATAATTTGAATTTCTTCTTTTTTTATTATTTATAGCATCTTTTTGATAAGAACTACTTTGAAAAGTTGGATTATTATCAAAAAGTAAAATTCTAACTTTGTATGTTTCATCCTCTATCGTCATTATTTCATTATCCGCATGTTTAGCATAAATATTTTTTAGACTACCATCAACTGAATTTATACAGCCTTCATCATGTCAAATACGTGGCTTTAATCTGAAATAATGACCAACAATAATCCTTTTATCGCCTAAATCTCTTGAGTGTTTCTTAACATAACTTAAAGAGGCCTCACAATATCTACATTGTAAATCTCCTGGCATTTTCTCTTGGCTGTAATCATTAATGGAGATAATATTTCCGTTCAATTTAGCTACTTTCATCTTTTTCCCCATAGTACCTAAACCTCCCAGTTTTGTTCATTGTATCACTGTATACTAAAATTTTGTAATTTTTCTATATACAGTTTAAAGGAAGACGAAGGGTAGTTTTATTATCTCCAAAGCGATTTCTACATTTGAACTATAACCACTCAATTCTTTAATTAACTCATTTTCACTTAAAAACGCCATCTGACGGAGGATGCCGTTCAAATGGCGTTTGAGTAGTCTTAAATATATTTATCACTACGTATTCAACTTCATTTGCTTAAGGAATTTGGAATGGAATGGTTTCAAATTAGAGCTTAGTCGATTCCTGTTTTCCGTAATTCCTTTTTTATAGTATCAAGTACTCTCAGATCTCCAAAATAGGTAACTTTTCCTTCGTTTAAATAAAGTAATGTATCTTCACTAGATTGCTGAAGCTCATCAATCAAATGAGTACTAATGATTACAATACTATGATAAGCTAGTCGCTGGAGTATAGATTGAAAATAACTCCGTTCCTTCATATCTAATCCCTCAAACGGCTCGTCCAATATACAAATTCGCGGAAGATTTATTAGCGCTTGGATTAAACCAACTTTTTGCCGTTGTCCCCCTGATAGATGCTTTATCTTCCTCCGCTTTAATTGAGTTAATTCGCTCTCCTTCAACCAGTGTGCCACCGTCTTTTTTATAAATTCTCGAGGCACTCCCTTATGATAGGC
This genomic interval from Virgibacillus pantothenticus contains the following:
- a CDS encoding helix-turn-helix domain-containing protein, giving the protein MNEKYTLLYDTKDIFDEREKFLLRKLKVVLMSDLKLLERKDLEKYNMLIILESDNLSKGENINQKGFDRAHISIIRISQVPKADVFELIINIINTQIDFNELTHISNEKIIEALLYIDNNLQNSDLNLKSVSNYVYLNTSYFSRFFKGSMGIGFNDYIIQLRISKAKQMLTNGHLVTDVCMAIGYTNVSYFSQIFKKRVGVTPSKFRKRYYSINKEENNV
- a CDS encoding MFS transporter → MIKYILLSGIYRFFCGAIILAINWNLAIGDNSNFISLAIAVLFSFIPAIFVPVLFRQLFNRYQGPFLTSVSLIGVVISCILLSSFYTSNTLLIIINFLIWIFFFMMETTWETWFVDLSKNYSEKAVSKYSSISMTVNQVALMSGPLAAPFIIDNLSYELFFYLMALTFFSVSVMSYFQKVPNNGNKVTNIEGDTKKINLYLFFSLVLVWPTLGSINFMLPVYVTINNGNMLNVGILDACISIGMALIGIVFSTLKVNDLRIRTVLSFTSILAGFTTWWFSGYSIVGNAIGILLLGFGFGGLRIMIRYVLARNYTPQDVAKLVSRANALSLPVLGIVLASVMISIRHTWTAPFILSIIMCMFLTLGLMFEQKRKEQNQYQESNLAK
- a CDS encoding ATP-grasp domain-containing protein — encoded protein: MVYKNYVLLLGADQYLRERALAGIRELTQYPIWTASVEAKYKKNRYFDYNLEADPQDEISLLEAIERQKLKGWSPKAIIPLNDWTLKVAHKLNKKLGLTNMPEKVIELSRNKDIMKNAFLENGLPTAPFRLINNEKELLLASEEVGYPAIIKPFDFGGSGGVYLANNISEAIECLKKSKKVVSKYANDFGIDGSSFIFEKYIKSEEEISIEVVCYDGEYKVLAVTEKYLTPEPRFAEIGHLVPSHRTEDENLKEIACKACGSLGITMGLAHVEVKIQNNKPWIIEVGARPAGDGIMDLIERVFDINPYKLHAASYLNINPFEFFSTSLEPNGTAAIAFLKAEPGVISNIKQPINLPEEVESLWIHAQIGNYSEEAKCWKDREGVIELFWDQTFDYKPTKPLLISEYLSSEIFTVKEVVKYHD
- a CDS encoding bifunctional transcriptional activator/DNA repair enzyme AdaA, coding for MDNYPIQNIPPEYWTAISNNDSSFDNQFYYGVKTTKIFCRPSCKSRVPNKDNVFIFENAQAALQIGFRPCKRCKPDNILLPNEQWIELICEWIERNYHENISLNILADTFHSSPFHLQRTFNKIKGESPLNYLQRIRVNNAAKKLQETDQSIQFISSSVGFPNNSYFSTVFKKHYNLTPNNYRKKFKT
- a CDS encoding ThiF family adenylyltransferase — its product is MIVGLGGLGTWVLQSLIMIGFQSFILVDKDKVEKSNLNRQLFFGIADEGLSRVEVMKNEMNKKYPRIPALRALLHASLHKSRIQVVTSSLE
- a CDS encoding IS3 family transposase, producing the protein MSGGRCIDNGPMESFFGTLKCEKYYLHTYKTFEELTNAINEYIHFYNYERYQKRLNGLSPMEYRAKAA
- a CDS encoding IS3 family transposase — its product is METLHEKVDGIFGYRQMTLHMNKKFEEKLNHKRTYRLMKVA
- a CDS encoding DNA cytosine methyltransferase — its product is MKWKNTEEKHDTGLKIGSLFDGIGVFPLAAPRYGIIPTWASEIEKAPVSITKRHFPTMLHLGDITKIDGGEIPPVHIITLS
- a CDS encoding ATP-binding cassette domain-containing protein, with the translated sequence MDNTKILNGISCSFSKGITYVVGNNGAGKTTLLKLLATALQPEYGKINYSFLVRDKQIGTYRKNLDIEEIRKIIGFLPQHFTGHLDMTVGRYVKYIAYHKGVPREFIKKTVAHWLKESELTQLKRRKIKHLSGGQRQKVGLIQALINLPRICILDEPFEGLDMKERSYFQSILQRLAYHSIVIISTHLIDELQQSSEDTLLYLNEGKVTYFGDLRVLDTIKKELRKTGID